AAATTCCTAGCACAGCGTAAGGATCGCAAAGCTTTTCAACCCATCCCGACGGTAGTAAGGTCTGTGACATAGTAGTAATAAAGCTGTTAAAAACTTAAAATTAGCATCAAAGCTCAATGCACAGTCATGTGAAACTTACTCAAATTTCTTCAAATACTAAATTGTACATAGGACTTCCCATCTAAAAGTCTGAAGGGCAAGACAGGATAGTTGACTGTCTGATTGTCGGAACTGTGGTATTGGTAAATTTATTAGAAATATGTTGACTAAGCGCAAAAGCCGAAGTATTGCAGCTGTTTTAGCTTTTTCTGGCACGCTGACAATTTCAGGATTACATAAATTCTATCTGGGACAGCCGTTGTGGGGTGTTTTGTATGTGTTGCTTTCCTGGACACCCATCCCCAAGGTAGCTAGTGCCATTGAGGGAGTTTGGTATTTAGCCCAAGACGAAGAAGCTTTTGACCGTAATTTTAATCTTGGCAAGTCAGCAACAAAGAACTCACAAAAGTTAAGTAATCAGGTTGGAGCGATCGCTGAGGCAATGCGAGAATTAGATGCTTTGCGTCAAGATGGACTGATTTCAGAGTATGAGTTTGAGCAAAAGCGCCGCCAATTGCTAGACCAGATTTCTTGAGGTAAGCAACAATTATGAATAACTGGCTACCTTTAAACTCCAGGCTGCAAAAACTCCG
This Nostoc sp. KVJ3 DNA region includes the following protein-coding sequences:
- a CDS encoding NINE protein, with the protein product MLTKRKSRSIAAVLAFSGTLTISGLHKFYLGQPLWGVLYVLLSWTPIPKVASAIEGVWYLAQDEEAFDRNFNLGKSATKNSQKLSNQVGAIAEAMRELDALRQDGLISEYEFEQKRRQLLDQIS